One Amorphoplanes digitatis genomic window carries:
- a CDS encoding DeoR/GlpR family DNA-binding transcription regulator, whose product MPQSSLRRADRVSAILERVASNGSVDAGHLAGEFQVSSATIRRDLQVLEDQKLLSRTHGGAVAVDVAYELPVRYRIGQHREEKALVAQKVAALLPKGPLTLGLTGGTTTHLLARLLAERVDLTVVTNALNIAAELALRPRLKLIMTGGVSRTQSYELVGPIADQALAGLNMSVAVVGVDGISARGGLTTHDEIEANTNATMIRRADRVIVVADGSKVGRVCLASICAITDVATLVTDASADPAGVEAIRRTGTEVIVA is encoded by the coding sequence ATGCCCCAGAGTTCCCTGCGCCGCGCCGACCGGGTGTCGGCCATCCTGGAGCGCGTCGCCAGCAACGGCTCCGTGGACGCCGGCCACCTCGCCGGCGAGTTCCAGGTCTCCTCGGCCACCATCCGCCGCGACCTCCAGGTCCTCGAGGACCAGAAGCTGCTGTCGCGCACGCACGGCGGCGCGGTCGCGGTCGACGTCGCGTACGAGCTGCCGGTGCGCTACCGCATCGGGCAGCACCGCGAGGAGAAGGCCCTTGTCGCGCAGAAGGTCGCCGCGCTGCTGCCGAAGGGGCCGCTGACGCTCGGCCTGACCGGCGGCACGACCACCCACCTGCTGGCCCGGCTGCTCGCCGAGCGCGTCGACCTGACCGTGGTGACGAACGCCCTGAACATCGCCGCGGAGCTGGCGCTGCGGCCCCGGCTCAAACTGATCATGACCGGCGGCGTGTCCCGCACCCAGTCCTACGAGCTGGTCGGCCCGATCGCCGACCAGGCGCTCGCCGGGCTGAACATGTCCGTCGCGGTGGTCGGCGTGGACGGCATCAGCGCCCGCGGCGGCCTGACCACCCACGACGAGATCGAGGCCAACACCAACGCGACGATGATCCGCCGCGCGGACCGGGTGATCGTGGTGGCCGACGGCTCCAAGGTCGGCCGCGTCTGCCTGGCCAGCATCTGCGCGATCACCGACGTCGCCACCCTGGTGACCGACGCGAGCGCGGACCCGGCCGGCGTGGAGGCGATCCGCCGCACCGGCACCGAGGTGATCGTGGCCTAG
- a CDS encoding NAD(P)/FAD-dependent oxidoreductase, which produces MTVDRTFVIAGAGLAGAKAAETLRAEGFTGRILLIGTEDERPYERPPLSKGLLLGTADRADAFVHDPAWYGENDVELRTGTTVGAIDPEKRRVRLSDGDELTYDRLLLSTGASPRPLAVPGVGLGNVLTLRTLADSDRISAAVRAGTRLVIVGSGWIGLEVAAAARGRGAEVTVVTPDALPLRNVLGDRMAQVFLRLHRDQGVDFRFGTQVRELRGDVDVSQVVLTDGTVVPADAVLVAIGVTPNTGLADQARLPVDNGVLVDRRLRTADPDIFAAGDVANIDHPLLGARIRVEHWATALNTGPVAARAMLGQDVEWDHLPYFFTDQYDLGMEYAGWVPPGAAAEVVVRGDEQGGEFIAFWTVDGRIAAGMNVNVWDVTDQIQDLVRAGLRGVRVDPARLADPDVPLSEVGT; this is translated from the coding sequence ATGACCGTGGACCGCACGTTCGTCATCGCCGGCGCCGGACTCGCCGGTGCGAAGGCCGCCGAGACCCTGCGCGCCGAGGGCTTCACCGGCCGGATCCTGCTGATCGGCACCGAGGACGAGCGGCCGTACGAACGGCCGCCGCTGTCCAAGGGGCTGCTGCTCGGCACGGCCGATCGCGCCGACGCCTTCGTGCACGACCCCGCCTGGTACGGCGAGAACGACGTCGAGCTGCGTACCGGCACCACCGTCGGCGCCATCGACCCCGAGAAACGCCGGGTGCGCCTCTCCGACGGCGACGAGCTCACCTACGACCGGCTGCTGCTGTCCACCGGCGCCTCGCCCCGGCCACTCGCCGTGCCCGGGGTGGGGCTGGGCAACGTGCTCACCCTGCGTACCCTCGCCGACTCGGACCGGATCTCCGCCGCCGTGCGCGCGGGCACCCGGCTGGTCATCGTGGGATCCGGCTGGATCGGCCTCGAGGTGGCCGCGGCCGCCCGCGGCCGCGGCGCCGAGGTGACCGTGGTGACGCCCGACGCGCTGCCGCTGCGCAATGTCCTCGGCGACCGCATGGCGCAGGTGTTCCTCCGGCTGCACCGCGACCAGGGCGTCGACTTCCGCTTCGGCACGCAGGTCCGCGAGCTGCGCGGCGACGTAGACGTGTCGCAGGTCGTGCTGACCGACGGCACCGTCGTTCCCGCCGACGCCGTGCTGGTGGCGATCGGCGTCACCCCGAACACCGGCCTCGCCGACCAGGCCCGGCTCCCGGTCGACAACGGCGTGCTCGTCGACCGGCGGTTGCGCACCGCCGACCCGGACATCTTCGCCGCCGGCGACGTCGCCAACATCGACCATCCGCTGCTCGGCGCGCGGATCCGCGTCGAGCACTGGGCGACGGCGCTGAACACGGGCCCGGTGGCGGCCCGCGCGATGCTCGGCCAGGACGTCGAGTGGGACCACCTGCCGTACTTCTTCACCGACCAGTACGACCTGGGCATGGAGTACGCCGGCTGGGTGCCGCCCGGCGCCGCCGCCGAGGTGGTCGTCCGCGGCGACGAGCAGGGCGGCGAGTTCATCGCGTTCTGGACCGTCGACGGGCGGATCGCGGCCGGCATGAACGTTAATGTGTGGGATGTGACCGACCAGATACAGGACCTGGTCCGGGCGGGCCTGCGGGGCGTCCGGGTCGACCCGGCCCGGCTGGCCGACCCGGACGTGCCGCTGTCGGAGGTAGGGACATGA
- a CDS encoding carbohydrate kinase family protein, whose translation MDLLVVGDANPDLVLRGDVRPRFGQAEQLLTGADLVLGGSAAITAAGCARLGLDTALLTALGDDVFATVTRRHLEDRGVTLLLRPSGGAPTGLSVILAPAGDDRAILTLPGTIPALRPRDVTAELLATTRHLHVASLYLQPRLAAGLAGVFARARALGVGTSLDTNWDPTGRWASITEILAHTDVFLPNANELRAVTGRDDLDEAAALLVATGTTVVMKDGAAGARAWWPGGACAAPGRPVDVVDTTGAGDSFNAGFLAGRLAGLPVAGALAWATAAGSLSTRAAGGTAAQATRAELTPSGR comes from the coding sequence ATGGACCTGCTGGTGGTCGGCGACGCCAACCCCGACCTGGTGCTGCGCGGCGACGTGCGCCCGCGCTTCGGCCAGGCCGAGCAGCTGCTGACCGGGGCCGACCTGGTCCTGGGCGGCTCGGCCGCGATCACCGCGGCCGGCTGCGCGCGGCTCGGCCTGGACACCGCGCTGCTCACCGCGCTGGGCGACGACGTCTTCGCGACCGTCACCCGGCGCCACCTCGAGGACCGCGGCGTCACGCTGCTGCTGCGCCCGTCCGGCGGCGCGCCGACCGGGCTGAGCGTGATCCTCGCCCCGGCCGGCGACGACCGGGCCATCCTGACGCTGCCCGGCACCATCCCGGCGCTGCGCCCGCGGGACGTCACCGCCGAGCTCCTGGCCACGACCCGGCACCTGCACGTGGCGTCGCTGTACCTCCAGCCGCGCCTGGCGGCCGGGCTGGCCGGGGTCTTCGCGCGGGCCCGCGCGCTCGGCGTCGGCACCTCGCTGGACACCAACTGGGATCCCACCGGGCGGTGGGCGTCGATCACGGAGATCCTCGCGCACACCGACGTCTTCCTGCCCAACGCCAACGAGCTGCGCGCGGTCACCGGCCGCGACGACCTGGACGAGGCCGCGGCCCTGCTTGTCGCGACGGGCACGACCGTGGTGATGAAGGACGGCGCCGCCGGCGCCCGCGCGTGGTGGCCCGGCGGCGCATGCGCCGCGCCGGGCCGCCCGGTCGACGTGGTCGACACGACCGGCGCCGGCGACAGCTTCAACGCCGGATTCCTGGCCGGGCGGCTCGCCGGCCTGCCGGTCGCCGGCGCGCTCGCGTGGGCGACCGCCGCCGGCTCGCTCAGCACCCGGGCGGCCGGCGGCACCGCCGCACAGGCCACCCGCGCGGAGCTCACCCCTTCAGGCCGGTGA
- a CDS encoding carbohydrate ABC transporter permease, whose product MVLTSFMTASEINRFPPKFLPSGLHVDGYVTLLAESHIVRWFANTVLVSAIAVTAHLILCSLAGYGFARLKFAGRGVAFLAIIATVMIPIQLLMIPTYLMFARAGIVDTLAAAFVPWLASAFGIFLMRQFFLGLPVELEEAARLDGCGTLRTFVSVVLPLARPALATLAVFTLLSSWNDLLWPLVAISDDSRFTLQVGLASFQGTRRTEWSQLMAGNVIATMPLIVAFLVAQKRFIATMTFTGLKG is encoded by the coding sequence ATGGTCCTGACCTCGTTCATGACCGCCTCCGAGATCAACCGTTTCCCGCCGAAGTTCCTCCCGTCCGGCCTGCACGTCGACGGCTATGTCACGCTGCTCGCCGAGTCGCACATCGTGCGCTGGTTCGCCAACACCGTGCTGGTGTCGGCGATCGCGGTGACCGCGCACCTGATCCTGTGCTCGCTGGCCGGCTACGGCTTCGCCCGGCTGAAGTTCGCCGGCCGCGGCGTCGCGTTCCTGGCGATCATCGCGACCGTGATGATCCCTATCCAGCTGCTGATGATCCCCACGTACCTGATGTTCGCCCGGGCCGGCATCGTCGACACCCTGGCCGCGGCGTTCGTGCCGTGGCTGGCCTCCGCGTTCGGCATCTTCCTGATGCGGCAGTTCTTCCTCGGGCTGCCGGTCGAGCTGGAGGAGGCGGCCCGCCTCGACGGCTGCGGCACGCTGCGCACGTTCGTCAGCGTGGTGCTGCCGCTGGCCCGGCCCGCGCTGGCCACCCTCGCGGTGTTCACGCTGCTGTCGAGCTGGAACGACCTGCTCTGGCCGCTGGTGGCGATCAGCGACGACAGCCGGTTCACCCTCCAGGTCGGGCTGGCGAGCTTCCAGGGCACCCGGCGTACGGAATGGTCGCAGCTGATGGCCGGCAACGTGATCGCCACGATGCCGCTGATCGTGGCGTTCCTGGTGGCACAGAAGCGCTTCATCGCCACCATGACGTTCACCGGCCTGAAGGGGTGA
- a CDS encoding SIS domain-containing protein, whose product MNDTSAEVASQPAVWERALAQTAEARRELAAPGARMLVLGCGTSWFVAQSIAELREGAGLGETDAVCASEYVPRRRYDRVVAITRSGTSTEVLDALRQVPPGAHRVAVTAVPGMPVDGLAESRLLLDFADERSVVQTRFPTTVLALARAAFGADLGHLVADGRAALAAPLPADPATIDHLVFLGTGWTVGLAHEAALKVREAAQAYSESYPAMDFRHGPVAVAGARSLVFSFGAVPIGLDDAGRSAGATTYRDDRDPLAQLILAQRLALALAAHRGLDPDRPRLLTRSVVLTDAA is encoded by the coding sequence ATGAACGACACATCGGCGGAAGTCGCCAGCCAGCCCGCCGTCTGGGAGCGTGCCCTGGCCCAGACGGCCGAAGCCCGCCGGGAACTGGCGGCACCCGGCGCGCGGATGCTGGTGCTGGGCTGCGGCACCTCCTGGTTCGTGGCGCAGAGCATCGCGGAGCTGCGGGAGGGCGCCGGCCTCGGCGAGACCGACGCGGTCTGCGCCTCCGAGTACGTCCCGCGCAGGCGCTACGACCGGGTCGTGGCGATCACCCGCTCCGGCACCTCCACCGAGGTGCTCGACGCGCTGCGGCAGGTGCCGCCGGGCGCACACCGGGTGGCCGTCACCGCGGTGCCCGGCATGCCGGTCGACGGCCTCGCCGAGAGCCGGCTGCTGCTCGACTTCGCCGACGAGCGCAGCGTCGTGCAGACCCGCTTCCCGACCACGGTCCTGGCGCTGGCCCGGGCCGCGTTCGGCGCGGATCTCGGCCACCTGGTCGCCGACGGGCGGGCCGCGCTGGCCGCGCCGCTGCCCGCCGACCCGGCGACGATCGACCACCTGGTCTTCCTCGGCACCGGCTGGACCGTCGGGCTCGCACACGAGGCGGCGCTCAAGGTCCGCGAGGCGGCGCAGGCGTACTCGGAGTCCTACCCGGCGATGGACTTCCGGCACGGGCCGGTCGCCGTCGCCGGCGCGCGCAGCCTGGTCTTCTCGTTCGGCGCCGTGCCGATCGGGCTGGACGACGCCGGCCGCTCGGCCGGCGCCACCACCTACCGCGACGATCGCGACCCGCTCGCCCAGCTGATCCTCGCCCAGCGCCTCGCCCTGGCCCTGGCCGCACACCGCGGCCTCGACCCCGACCGTCCCCGCCTGCTGACCCGCTCAGTCGTACTCACCGACGCCGCCTGA
- a CDS encoding alpha-glucosidase/alpha-galactosidase has protein sequence MTTIAFLGAGSVVFTRELLADILTFDELRGVTLALHDIDAERLETAEAIARRTASQLGALPVITTSLDRRVVLDGADFVVNAVQVGMHAATVRDFEIPARYGLRQTIGDTLGVGGIFRALRTFPVLAGIAADMRELCPRAWLLNYTNPMAMNIGYLAAIAPDLRAVGLCHSVYWTVRDLSDLLGVPYSEVDYTGAGVNHQAWLLRLEHRGESLYPRLDELLERDPGLRRRVRMDMYRRLGYFPTETSEHSSEYVPWYLRDDAEIERLRIPVGDYLRISADNVDEYRETRRAVLAGEPLDVSRDATEYAPQVIHSITTGTRRRIHANVANAGLISNLPEGYAVEVPCVVDALGVRPERVGALPAQCAALNRGFVNVGELTVRAALTGDRRMVRQAAMVDPNTAATLSLDRIWELCDELTAAHGDLIPEALR, from the coding sequence ATGACCACGATCGCGTTCCTCGGCGCGGGCAGCGTCGTCTTCACCCGCGAGCTGCTCGCCGACATCCTGACGTTCGACGAGCTGCGCGGCGTGACGCTCGCCCTGCACGACATCGACGCCGAGCGGCTCGAGACCGCGGAGGCGATCGCCCGTCGCACGGCGTCCCAGCTCGGCGCGCTTCCGGTGATCACGACGAGCCTCGACCGGCGGGTGGTCCTGGACGGCGCCGACTTCGTCGTCAACGCCGTCCAGGTCGGCATGCACGCCGCGACGGTCCGGGACTTCGAGATCCCGGCGCGGTACGGGCTGCGCCAGACGATCGGCGACACCCTCGGCGTCGGCGGCATCTTCCGCGCGCTGCGCACGTTCCCGGTGCTGGCGGGCATCGCGGCCGACATGCGCGAGCTGTGCCCGCGGGCGTGGCTGCTCAACTACACCAACCCGATGGCGATGAACATCGGCTACCTCGCGGCGATCGCGCCGGACCTGCGGGCGGTCGGCCTGTGCCACTCCGTCTACTGGACCGTGCGCGACCTGAGCGACCTGCTCGGCGTGCCGTACTCCGAGGTGGACTACACCGGGGCCGGGGTGAACCACCAGGCCTGGCTGCTGCGCCTGGAGCACCGGGGCGAGAGCCTCTATCCGCGGCTGGACGAGCTGCTGGAGCGCGACCCGGGGCTGCGCCGCCGGGTCCGGATGGACATGTACCGCCGGCTGGGCTACTTCCCGACCGAGACCAGCGAGCACTCCAGCGAGTACGTGCCCTGGTACCTGCGCGACGACGCCGAGATCGAGCGGCTGCGCATCCCGGTCGGCGACTACCTGCGGATCAGCGCGGACAACGTGGACGAGTACCGCGAGACCCGCCGCGCGGTGCTGGCCGGCGAGCCGCTCGACGTCAGCCGCGACGCGACCGAGTACGCGCCGCAGGTCATCCACAGCATCACCACCGGCACCCGGCGCCGGATACACGCCAACGTGGCCAACGCCGGGCTGATCAGCAATCTCCCGGAGGGCTACGCCGTCGAGGTGCCGTGCGTGGTCGACGCACTCGGCGTACGCCCGGAGCGCGTCGGCGCGCTGCCGGCGCAGTGCGCCGCGCTCAACCGCGGGTTCGTCAACGTCGGTGAGCTGACCGTGCGGGCGGCGCTGACCGGCGACCGGCGGATGGTGCGGCAGGCCGCGATGGTCGACCCGAACACCGCCGCGACGCTGAGCCTCGACCGGATCTGGGAGCTGTGCGACGAGCTGACCGCCGCCCACGGCGACCTGATCCCGGAGGCGCTCCGCTAG
- a CDS encoding siderophore-interacting protein: protein MANRPVRAARFGEVTRVEQLTPHMVRVVVGGAGLSGMSAGEFTDHYVKLYFPPPGTTYPEPFDLAVIRETMPRERQPLVRTYTVRRWLPEVPELWIDFVVHGDAGIAGPWAAGARPGDPVRFMGPGGGYAPDPDADWHLLAGDESALPAIAVALERMPAGARVRAFIEVEDPAEEQKLETSADAEITWLHRGARPHGELLVPAVRGLDFPAGRVHAFVHGEATFVKDLRALLRVEHALPMSQLSISGYWRRGLNEDGWQSTKREWNQQIEREQEAEAG, encoded by the coding sequence ATGGCGAACAGGCCAGTCCGGGCGGCGCGGTTCGGGGAGGTCACCCGGGTCGAGCAGCTCACGCCGCACATGGTTCGCGTCGTGGTGGGCGGTGCCGGCCTGTCCGGGATGAGCGCCGGAGAGTTCACCGACCACTACGTCAAGCTGTACTTCCCGCCGCCCGGCACTACCTACCCGGAGCCGTTCGACCTGGCCGTGATCCGCGAGACGATGCCGCGCGAGCGGCAGCCGCTGGTGCGGACGTACACGGTCCGCCGTTGGCTGCCCGAGGTGCCGGAGCTGTGGATCGACTTCGTGGTGCACGGCGACGCCGGCATCGCCGGGCCGTGGGCGGCCGGCGCGCGGCCCGGCGACCCGGTCCGCTTCATGGGCCCGGGCGGCGGCTACGCGCCCGACCCGGACGCCGACTGGCACCTGCTGGCCGGCGACGAGAGCGCGCTGCCGGCGATCGCCGTCGCACTGGAGCGCATGCCCGCCGGCGCGCGGGTCAGGGCGTTCATCGAGGTCGAGGACCCGGCGGAGGAGCAGAAGCTGGAGACCTCCGCCGACGCCGAGATCACCTGGCTGCACCGCGGCGCCCGGCCGCACGGCGAGCTGCTGGTGCCGGCCGTGCGCGGGCTGGACTTCCCGGCCGGCCGGGTGCACGCGTTCGTGCACGGCGAGGCGACGTTCGTGAAAGACCTGCGCGCCCTGCTGCGGGTCGAGCACGCCCTGCCGATGTCCCAGCTGTCGATCTCCGGGTACTGGCGCCGGGGCCTCAACGAGGACGGCTGGCAGTCCACCAAGCGCGAGTGGAACCAGCAGATCGAGCGCGAGCAGGAGGCCGAGGCCGGCTAG
- a CDS encoding carbohydrate ABC transporter permease, which translates to MAITFAATPRTRPDVAARPRGRLGRSARRNVTGWAFAGPATLIVVGLSLFPAVWAFFISRTKWNGIAPAVDVGWRNYQRIVQDPDAIAAARHTLVLTLLFVPASILLGMLIAVALNQRIRLIGFYRTCIFVPYVASAAATGILASFVFNPQFGAANEALRRLGLPAQQFLESPGQALLVVCVIALWGEVGFTAVVYLAALQDIPPDLVEAATVDGAGRWRVFRHIILPELRPVTVFVAIWQTITAMQLFDLIYTTTRGGPMNSTQTVVYYIYELAFQTQRLGYGAAVAYLLFAVTMLLTVGVIWYSRRRGSEVF; encoded by the coding sequence ATGGCGATCACGTTCGCGGCGACACCCCGTACCCGCCCGGACGTCGCCGCCCGGCCCCGCGGAAGGCTCGGCCGGTCGGCCCGGCGCAACGTCACCGGCTGGGCCTTCGCCGGGCCGGCGACGCTGATCGTGGTCGGCCTCTCCCTCTTCCCGGCGGTCTGGGCGTTCTTCATCTCCCGGACCAAGTGGAACGGCATCGCGCCGGCCGTCGACGTCGGCTGGCGCAACTACCAGCGGATCGTGCAGGACCCGGACGCGATCGCGGCGGCGCGGCACACGCTGGTGCTGACGCTGCTGTTCGTGCCCGCGTCCATCCTGCTGGGCATGCTGATCGCGGTCGCGCTGAACCAGCGGATCCGGCTGATCGGCTTCTACCGCACCTGCATCTTCGTGCCGTACGTCGCGTCGGCCGCGGCAACCGGCATCCTGGCCAGCTTCGTCTTCAACCCGCAGTTCGGCGCCGCGAACGAGGCGCTGCGCCGGCTCGGGCTGCCCGCACAGCAGTTCCTGGAGAGCCCCGGGCAGGCCCTGCTCGTCGTCTGCGTCATCGCGCTCTGGGGCGAGGTCGGCTTCACCGCCGTCGTCTACCTCGCGGCCCTCCAGGACATTCCGCCGGACCTGGTCGAGGCCGCGACCGTCGACGGCGCCGGCCGGTGGCGGGTGTTCCGGCACATCATCCTGCCGGAGCTGCGGCCGGTCACCGTCTTCGTCGCCATCTGGCAGACCATCACCGCGATGCAGCTGTTCGACCTGATCTACACGACCACCCGCGGCGGCCCGATGAACAGCACGCAGACCGTCGTCTACTACATCTACGAGCTGGCCTTCCAGACCCAGCGGCTGGGTTACGGCGCCGCCGTCGCGTACCTGCTCTTCGCGGTGACGATGCTGCTGACCGTCGGCGTCATCTGGTACAGCCGCCGCCGCGGATCGGAGGTCTTCTGA
- a CDS encoding ABC transporter substrate-binding protein, with protein sequence MTTTHPRGRPARLLAATSAALLLLAACTGGSDDDGKDAAAGYDPAAAVELTWWTGQTSEAEQVAERLAAEYHAAHPNVTIKTSPGAPTTDDLLTKLSAGFAGGSYPDISYAYGNWAGDLGASGRTQDLTSYVADPAFAWTEMPAAARAVATADGKVIGIPALVDNLALIYNKKLFDAAGQPYPTDDWSWEDFRAAAKRLTDASTNTYGTAYSVSGGEDTTWHLWPLLWQHGGKILDGTTPAFNSEAGVKALETLRAMAVDDRSMYLDQTDQKYGPLFNSGHVAMMLSGPWSLLDIKDAKLDYGVAVLPGVDGDHQTVSGPDLWVLFDHDDANRAGASRAFIKWLTSAEVDAKWNLAVGNLPLRSVEQGTPEFAAYVREYPGGQKFFDNLANAKQARPTVPGYEVMSRNVGDAIAAVLQGAAAPKEALDEAARKSAGALED encoded by the coding sequence ATGACGACCACCCACCCGCGCGGCCGGCCGGCCCGGCTGCTGGCCGCGACGAGCGCGGCACTACTGCTCCTGGCCGCCTGCACCGGCGGCTCAGACGACGACGGCAAGGACGCCGCCGCCGGCTACGACCCCGCCGCGGCGGTCGAGCTGACCTGGTGGACCGGCCAGACCTCGGAGGCCGAGCAGGTCGCCGAGCGGCTCGCGGCCGAGTACCACGCCGCGCACCCCAACGTGACGATCAAGACCTCGCCGGGCGCGCCGACCACGGACGACCTGCTGACCAAGCTCTCCGCCGGATTCGCCGGCGGCAGCTACCCCGACATCTCGTACGCGTACGGCAACTGGGCCGGCGACCTCGGCGCCAGCGGGCGGACCCAGGACCTCACCTCGTACGTGGCGGACCCGGCGTTCGCGTGGACCGAGATGCCGGCCGCCGCCCGCGCGGTCGCGACGGCCGACGGCAAGGTGATCGGCATCCCGGCGCTCGTCGACAACCTGGCGCTGATCTACAACAAGAAGCTCTTCGACGCCGCCGGGCAGCCGTACCCGACCGACGACTGGTCCTGGGAGGACTTCCGGGCGGCGGCCAAGCGGCTCACCGACGCCTCGACGAACACCTACGGGACCGCGTACTCGGTCTCCGGCGGCGAGGACACCACCTGGCACCTGTGGCCGCTGCTCTGGCAGCACGGCGGCAAGATACTCGACGGCACCACGCCGGCCTTCAACTCCGAGGCCGGGGTCAAGGCGCTGGAGACGCTGCGCGCGATGGCCGTCGACGACAGGTCGATGTACCTGGACCAGACCGACCAGAAGTACGGCCCGCTGTTCAACAGCGGCCACGTCGCGATGATGCTCTCCGGCCCGTGGTCGCTGCTCGACATCAAGGACGCCAAGCTCGACTACGGCGTCGCCGTCCTGCCCGGCGTCGACGGCGACCACCAGACCGTCTCCGGCCCGGACCTGTGGGTGCTCTTCGACCACGACGACGCCAACCGGGCCGGCGCCTCCCGCGCCTTCATCAAGTGGCTGACCAGCGCCGAGGTCGACGCGAAGTGGAACCTCGCGGTCGGCAACCTGCCGCTGCGCTCGGTCGAGCAGGGCACGCCCGAGTTCGCGGCGTACGTCCGGGAGTACCCGGGCGGCCAGAAGTTCTTCGACAACCTCGCCAACGCCAAGCAGGCCCGGCCGACGGTGCCCGGCTACGAGGTGATGTCGCGCAACGTCGGCGACGCCATCGCCGCGGTGCTCCAGGGCGCGGCCGCACCGAAGGAGGCCCTCGACGAGGCGGCCCGCAAATCGGCCGGCGCGCTGGAGGACTGA
- a CDS encoding endo alpha-1,4 polygalactosaminidase, whose amino-acid sequence MVTRKALFAAVVALTLTVGAAPRADAAAVTLPPVNAKFDYQIGAAYTPPAGVQVVSRDRLAAPAAGLYNICYVNAFQVQPQEVAWWQANHDDLLLRDSAGRYVIDGDWNEIVLDIRTAAKRTALAAVVNGWIDGCAAAGFRAVEPDNIDTYDRFPSYLTKAQAVAYLRLLAPHAHAKGLAIAQKNTTGLGGEGKAAGLDFAIAEECGQYDECGDFTDVYGDNVIAIEYTSGGYRRACAAIGARSSVVRRDVNVTAPGSGTYVYNAC is encoded by the coding sequence GTGGTCACCCGAAAAGCGTTGTTCGCCGCCGTCGTCGCACTCACCCTCACCGTCGGAGCCGCCCCGCGGGCCGACGCCGCGGCGGTCACCCTGCCGCCGGTCAACGCCAAGTTCGACTACCAGATCGGGGCGGCATACACCCCGCCCGCCGGCGTCCAGGTGGTCAGCCGCGACCGGCTGGCCGCGCCCGCCGCCGGCCTCTACAACATCTGCTACGTCAACGCGTTCCAGGTGCAGCCGCAGGAGGTCGCCTGGTGGCAGGCGAACCACGACGACCTGCTGCTGCGCGACTCCGCCGGCCGGTACGTCATCGACGGCGACTGGAACGAGATCGTGCTCGACATCCGCACGGCGGCGAAGCGGACGGCCCTCGCCGCCGTCGTCAACGGCTGGATCGACGGCTGCGCCGCGGCCGGCTTCCGAGCCGTCGAGCCGGACAACATCGACACCTACGACCGCTTTCCCAGCTACCTCACCAAGGCGCAGGCGGTCGCCTACCTGCGGCTGCTCGCGCCGCACGCGCACGCCAAGGGCCTGGCGATCGCGCAGAAGAACACCACCGGCCTCGGCGGCGAGGGCAAGGCGGCCGGGCTCGACTTCGCCATCGCCGAGGAGTGCGGCCAGTACGACGAGTGCGGCGACTTCACCGACGTCTACGGCGACAACGTGATCGCCATCGAGTACACCTCCGGCGGCTACCGCCGGGCCTGCGCCGCGATCGGCGCGCGCAGCTCGGTGGTACGCCGCGACGTGAACGTCACCGCGCCCGGCAGCGGCACCTACGTCTACAACGCCTGCTGA